One window of the Papaver somniferum cultivar HN1 unplaced genomic scaffold, ASM357369v1 unplaced-scaffold_115, whole genome shotgun sequence genome contains the following:
- the LOC113329133 gene encoding ethylene-overproduction protein 1-like — MQQHHNNSNLFNTMKLVNGCKGNQVYALNTTNPCCNHSNNEDKQQHSTTSAQIRTVNNSSIRSKLSQSISIDNLLLPFGLPSTDLLEPPIEPYFKSINYVESLANVYKRLESCSVEEKSMAFLEQYSLFKGLSEPKLLRRSLRCARQYAVDVNEKVVLSAWLRYERREDEFDGSCSMDCGNGRVIECPKSSLVPGYDPDLVFEACPCRRTLVEVLSVDEREEEECSTSEGDDYDVSFCIGNEEIRCVRYKIGCLSRPLNTLLYGEFRESKREKISFAHGEISVEGMRAVELFSRTKKLESFTVSPRIVLEILSFANRFCCEEMKAACDKHLADLVCNIEDALLVIEYGLEEMAYLLVASCLQVLLRELPRSMHNSNIMRLFCGSEARKRLEIMGHASFTLYYFLSLVAMEEDMKSNTTVMLLERLGECATLGWQKGLAFHQLGCVMLERKEYKGAQRWFEAAVEVGHVYSLTGVARSKYIRGHKYTAYKQASALISEYTPLGWMYQERSLYCTGKERMMDLETATELDPTLPFPYKYRAVTLVEENKIEAAILEIDKIIGFKVTPDCLELRAWFSIVLEDYEAALRDIRALLTLEPSYMMYHGKVHGNYLVELLRRNVQQWSQADCWMQLYDRWSSVDDIGSLAVVHQMLANDPGKSLLRFRQSLLLLRLNCQKAAMRSLRLARNHSSSEHERLVYEGWILYDTGHREEALAKAEKSISIQRSFEAFFLKAYALADTSLDAESSSYVIQLLEEALKCPSDGLRKGQALNNLGSVYVDCDKLDLAADCYVSALNIRHTRAHQGLARVHHLKTQRKNAYDEMTKLIEKAQNNASAYEKRSEYCDRDMAKSDLTMATHLDPLRTYPYRYRAAVLMDDRKETEAIAELTKAIAFKPDLQLLHLRAAFFESMGDSVQTVRDCEAALCLDPNHSDTMELYNRSIVDTNQIGNN; from the exons ATGCAGCAACATCATAATAACAGTAATCTATTCAATACTATGAAGCTTGTAAATGGATGCAAAGGTAATCAAGTTTATGCCCTAAATACCACAAACCCATGTTGTAATCATAGCAATAATGAAGATAAACAACAACATAGTACTACTAGTGCTCAAATTAGAACAGTCAACAACTCATCAATCAGGTCAAAATTGAGTCAATCCatttcaattgataatctattGCTTCCATTTGGTTTACCTAGTACTGATCTCTTAGAACCCCCAATTGAACCGTATTTCAAATCTATAAACTATGTTGAATCTTTAGCGAATGTTTATAAACGTCTCGAGAGTTGTTCTGTGGAGGAGAAATCTATGGCTTTTCTTGAACAATATTCGTTGTTTAAGGGATTGTCGGAGCCTAAGTTGTTGAGGAGAAGTTTGCGGTGTGCGAGGCAGTATGCGGTGGATGTAAATGAGAAGGTTGTGTTGTCTGCTTGGTTGAGGTATGAAAGGAGAGAAGATGAGTTTGATGGTTCGTGTTCAATGGATTGTGGTAATGGTCGTGTTATTGAATGTCCTAAGTCTAGTTTAGTGCCCGGGTATGATCCGGATTTGGTTTTTGAAGCGTGTCCGTGCAGGAGAACGTTGGTGGAAGTTTTGTCAGTTGATGAACGGGAGGAAGAAGAATGTTCGACTTCCGAGGGGGATGATTATGATGTTTCATTTTGTATTGGAAATGAGGAGATAAGATGTGTTAGGTATAAGATTGGTTGTTTATCGAGACCTTTGAATACGTTGCTGTATGGTGAGTTTAGGGAATCTAAAAGAGAGAAGATAAGTTTTGCTCATGGTGAGATATCAGTGGAGGGAATGAGAGCTGTTGAGTTGTTTAGCAGGACAAAGAAGCTAGAGTCGTTTACAGTTTCACCTAGAATTGTATTGGAGATTCTGTCGTTTGCAAATAGATTTTGTTGTGAAGAGATGAAGGCTGCTTGTGATAAGCATTTGGCGGACTTGGTTTGTAATATTGAAGATGCTTTGTTGGTAATAGAGTATGGGTTGGAGGAGATGGCGTATCTTTTAGTGGCCTCTTGTTTGCAGGTACTCCTGAGAGAACTTCCAAGGTCTATGCACAATTCAAATATAATGAGACTGTTCTGTGGGTCGGAGGCTAGAAAGAGACTGGAAATCATGGGGCACGCTTCGTTCACATTGTATTACTTCTTGAGCCTGGTGGCTATGGAAGAGGACATGAAATCAAATACTACAGTTATGTTGTTAGAGAGATTAGGAGAATGTGCAACACTAGGGTGGCAGAAGGGGCTCGCGTTCCATCAATTGGGTTGTGtgatgcttgaaaggaaagagtacaaggGTGCGCAACGTTGGTTTGAAGCTGCTGTGGAGGTTGGACATGTGTATTCTTTAACGGGTGTTGCCAGAAGCAAGTATATAAGGGGTCATAAGTACACTGCGTACAAGCAGGCAAGTGCCCTCATTTCCGAGTATACACCCCTTGGGTGGATGTACCAGGAGAGATCTTTGTATTGCACTGGGAAGGAGAGGATGATGGATTTGGAAACTGCAACTGAGTTGGATCCCACTCTTCCCTTCCCGTACAAATACAGAGCGGTCACGTTGGTGGAAGAAAACAAGATTGAAGCGGCTATCTTAGAGATTGACAAGATTATTGGGTTCAAGGTCACCCCTGATTGTCTTGAACTACGTGCTTGGTTCTCAATTGTCCTGGAGGATTACGAAGCAGCCTTGCGAGATATCAGAGCACTATTGACATTGGAACCAAGTTACATGATGTATCACGGCAAGGTACATGGAAATTACCTGGTTGAGCTCCTTCGCAGAAATGTTCAGCAATGGAGTCAGGCAGATTGCTGGATGCAACTTTATGACAGGTGGTCCTCTGTTGATGATATTGGGTCTCTGGCTGTTGTTCACCAGATGCTAGCAAATGACCCAGGGAAGAGTCTCCTTCGGTTTCGGCAGTCCCTCCTTTTGTTGCG GTTAAATTGTCAAAAGGCTGCGATGCGTAGTTTGCGTTTAGCTCGAAATCATTCTAGTTCTGAGCATGAAAGGCTTGTATATGAAGGATGGATTTTGTACGACACTGGACACCGTGAAGAGGCACTAGCTAAGGCCGAGAAATCCATTTCAATCCAGAGATCATTTGAAGCTTTTTTCCTCAAAGCATATGCATTGGCAGATACAAGCCTAGATGCTGAATCTTCATCATACGTGATCCAGCTTCTAGAAGAAGCCCTTAAATGCCCTTCAGATGGGCTTCGGAAGGGACAA GCGTTAAACAACCTAGGGAGTGTATATGTAGACTGTGATAAGCTGGATCTTGCGGCCGACTGCTATGTGAGTGCCCTTAACATCAGGCACACAAGAGCACATCAGGGCCTGGCTCGTGTTCACCATCTCAAGACTCAAAGGAAAAATGCTTACGATGAAATGACAAAGTTGATAGAGAAGGCACAGAACAATGCATCTGCATATGAAAAACGTTCAGAGTACTGTGATCGTGACATGGCAAAGAGTGATCTTACTATGGCCACACATTTGGATCCACTGAGGACTTACCCCTACAGATACAGAGCAGCAG TGCTAATGGATGACCGCAAAGAAACAGAAGCCATTGCAGAGCTTACGAAAGCCATAGCATTTAAGCCAGACCTTCAGTTGCTGCATCTTAGAGCAGCATTTTTTGAATCGATGGGTGACTCCGTTCAAACTGTTCGTGACTGTGAAGCGGCTCTTTGCCTAGATCCCAACCACTCAGACACCATGGAACTGTATAATAGATCAATTGTGGACACAAACCAGATTGGAAATAATTGA